AAGCTCGTCCTCGTAGAAGAATATCTCCTCCGGGAATGCGAGGTACCTCCTGACCTCGCGGTCGTTGTACCAGAGCCAGACCTGCCTCAGATCCTCCCTCAGCAGTATGCCCAGGGACACGAGGTTGCCTTTGAGTAGGATTGGCCTCATGGAAACACCTTAAACTTATTAAGCCGTTTGCGTATTTAAAAATGATGGACAGGGAAAGGCTCATCAAAACGGTCGAGGCGGTGCTCAGAGGGGCAGGATACAAAACCGCGCGCATGGATTTCCGGGGCTCGTGCTTTGACGTGGTGGCGAGCAGGTTAATGGTTCTTCTCTTCATCAAGGTAGCTACGAACATCGACACCGTTACGGAGGAACAGGCCGAGGATTTGAAGCGCTTGGCGAGCTTCTTCAACGCTTCCCCCCTCATCGTTGGGGTTAAGACGAAGAACGCGGAGCTTGAGGAGGGCGTTGTCTACGAGCGCTTTGGAATCTACGCAGTCAGACCCGAGACCCTCTACGACATTCTCGCAGAGAACGAACTGCCGGCCATCTTTGCCGAGCGCGGCGGCTTCTACGTAAAGGTCAACGGGGCACTTCTGAAGCGTCTCCGCGAGGAGAGGGGCTATTCAATAAACGAACTGGCCCAGCTACTCGGTGTCTCGCGGAAGAGCCTCATAAACTACGAGCGCGGCGAACAGGCGGTTTCACTCGAGGTGGCCATCCGCATGGAGGAGCTTTTTGATGAACCCCTCGCCGAGCCAATAGATGTGCTAAGCGCGCGGGTGGAGGCCAACCTCAACGTCAACCCTGAGACGCCCCTCGAAAAGGAAATCTTCGACCGCCTGAAGAAGCTCGGCCTCGGAGTCGTCAAGGTGAAGAAGGCACCGTTCAACGCGGTCTCAAAGGAGGATGAATTCAGGATTCTGACAGGCATAGACGAGCGCAAGACCCGCTCGACTGTAAAGAGGGCGGAGATGGTGGCTGAGGTGGGGAAGATAATCAACTCCGATGGAGTCTTCATCCTCGAAAGGACGAGAAAGGAAGTGGTTGGAGATGTCCCCCTGATCCCCAAGGATAGCCTTGAAGAGGTTAAAGATGCTGACGAGCTTATCGACCTCATAGAAGAGCTGAAAAAGGAGATAAAAAGGCAGCTTTTCGGTTGATCTGCCTGGCGGCTTCCTCCCTTCTCATATCAGCTGAATATGACCCTTCTCCAGACTTCCCTGAGCTTGGGAACGTACTCCTTCGGAGAGGCTATTAAAACGGCCCATCTCGGAGTCTGGCGCCTTTTGAGGGCGTTGGCAAGGGGAGTTACCTTAGTAAGCGGCTGAACCTCACCGTCCTCGAGGAGAACGTTTATTTCCGTCGATTTGAGCCTCGGCTCGCTGAGCATCAGGTCCGCTATGCTGAACTCGAGGATGACCTCCCCCTCCCTCGCGCCAACTGCATCCGCCAAAGCGCGCTCTATCTCCTGCCGCCTTTTGACGTTCCTATAAGCTGCCAGAAGCTCCCTCTTCTCCTCGGTGCTCAATCCGTCGGCGCTCGCGAGAACAGCGGCCTTGTAAAGCTCGCGGTATTTAACACGCCTGACCATCTCCGCGGGGAGACCTTCCAGGTCCTCAAGCTCGACTAAGACACGGCAGTCCACCATCCTCCAGAAGTCCCAGAGGTGACCCTCCTCGAGGGCGAACTCCAGCGCTCTGGTCAGCATCCCCTCGGCAATCTTGACTGTGTGGTGGAAGTAAACGCGCGAGTACATAAGCGAGCGCGCCACCATCATTCCCTCGACGGCCTCAACGCCCTTCTCATCCACCACAAGCTCCCCGTCGTGGATCCTCAGCACCTTCAAAAGCCTTTCAAGGTCGATTATGCCGTGGGCGACGCCGGTGTAGTGGGCATCCCTGATCAGGTAGTCGAGCTGGTCCACATCCACATCCCCGTGGAGCATCTGACCGAGGTACGGCTTCTCCGCCTTTCCGAGGATAAGATCCGCGACGTCCTTGGGAGTGAAGTCGTAGCCGTAGCTCTCGATTATCTCGGAAATCCTGCCCCCGTTCTCACTCTCGGTTATGTTTATCCTTCCGAGGATGATGTCCTGTCCGAGGCGCATGTGGTCGCGCTCTTTTACGTAGTGCTGGTAGATGCTCTCGAAGGTGTGGCTGAATGGGCCGTGGCCGATGTCGTGGAGGAGCGCGCCAACCTGGAGGAGCATGCTCTCGTCATCGCTCAGGCCAACTTCGCTGGAGAGCCTTTTAGCGATGTTCCACGCTCCGAGTGAGTGCTCAAACCTGCTGTGGTTCGCACCGGGATAAACGAGGTAAGCCAGCCCAAGCTGTTTTATGTTCCTGAGCCTCTGAAACTCCGGGGTTTTGACGAGGTCGAAGATGAGTCCGGTTAATTTCATGCTACCGTGAATCCCGTCGTGAATAATCTTTCCATCCATCGGCACCACCGCTGGATATTTGAGAATTGCCTTAAATAAGTTTTCGGCATTGTGACAACAAAGTGGGGGGAGAAGATCAGAAACCTCTAAAACCGGGAGTTGACGAAGTACGCACAGCCCGTCAAACTAGGGGTGAGCAGTTTTATATACCCCTCTTCTTTAACCCCCCAATGCCCCTGCGCGAGGACCCCGGGGAGAATGAACCGGGGGGCGATGCGGGGGCAACAGCCCGGCCTTACAGCGAGGTCCCCGCGGGAGGGCCTTCCGCGTTACGGAGCGCGATGACCGCGGGAAACCCAGGCCGGGCACAGACGGCCCGCTCGGGTTAACCCGCTCGAGTTCTGCCGTCAGGCTCCTATGAGAGCGGGGGTTACGGGCGGGCCATATCCTACCCGTCGAGAAGTAAGGCTTATTAGGGGAAATATTGACACATCCCGGAATGAAAATGGCGACCGAGAAAGAGAATCTCGCGCCAAGTGAGGAGGACGAGAAAAAGATCAAGTCGGTTCTCCCCTGGGGCAATCCCAGGTTTTTGAGTGAGGTTATTGAAGAGCGTGCGAAGGAAAGAGAAGAAGCGATTGAAATCGTCGAGGGCCTCATCGACCCGGACATACTCCCCGGCGAGATCAAGTCAATAGTGAAGAAACCGGACAAAAAAGAGCTGATAGAGGAAATAGAGGAGTAGCGTTTCTGTCGGTATTCCTTTAGTAAAGCACTACCTCCACCAACTCTCCTTCCAGATACCCCTCGCTGTCCTCTGGGATTCCTATGTAACCGTTGCTTTCCACGAGGGAGCTTATTATCCCGCTTCCCTTCTTGCGTATCGGCCTCGCCTCCCCGTTTTCATAGCGAACCTTGATGAACTCGTACCTGCCGAGCTGACTCGGAACCCTCTCCGTGAGCCTCGCCCTGACTTTTACCTCGTAGTCCCTCGCTCCAACGAGCTTCGCGAGGGCGTGCTTGACGTAGAGGTGGAACTGGGTGAACACTGCAGCTGGATAGCCGCTCATGACAAAGGTTTTCTCGCCGTAGCCTATCGGCCTTCCCGGCTTTATTGTCGTCCCGTGGAAGAGAAGGCTGACGAAGCGGTGAGCGAAGTCCTTGTCGCCGAAGGCGGAGCCGCCAGTGATGAGAACGAGGTCGCACTCCTCCCTGGCCTTTCTTATCGCCTCTCCAATCCTCTCCTCATCATCGGGGATTACCCCATAAAACCTCGGTTCGCCGAAGTACTGTCTCACGAGGCCCTTAAGCATCACCGAGTTGCTATCGAGGATCTTGCCGGCTTTGAGGGCTCCCTCGTCGAATTCCTCGATGAGTTCGTCGCCGGTGACGATTATGCCGACGAGGGGCTTCCTCTTCACCCTGACGGTTTTGAGCCCGATGCTCTTAAGCAGCGCCAGGTCCTGGGGTCTCAGGATTTGTCCTTTTCTGAGAACGACCTCTCCCTTCTTCACATCCTCCCCTGCGAAGGCGACGTTCTGGCCAGGGGCGACAGGTCTGAGAACCCTTATGATGTCCCTTTCGCGCTCGGCCATCTCCTGCATGAGGACCGCGTTGGCCCCCTCGGGTATCTTGGCCCCGGTGGTCAGTTTCACTGCGGTGCCGGGTTCGACTTTAGCCCCACTCTTCTCCCCGGCCACTATCTCGTCGATGACCTTGATCTCGACCGGGTTGTACTCCCTCGCCTGGAAGGTGTCCTCGGCGCGGAGGGCATAGCCGTCGACGGCGGCCCTGTCGAAGGGCGGGCTGTCTATGGGTGAGACGATATCTTCTGCGAGAACCCTTCCGAGGGCCCCGTCGAGAGGAACCTCCTCCACCTCTCCAATCTCCGCCAAGCTCTCCAGCATGAGCCGGAGGGCTTCCTTGTAAGGAGTCAGCTTCTTGAACTCCCTCATCCTCACTCCCCCGCGTGCTTCAGTACGTGCCCGGCCTCGTTGAGAATTATCTTTATGCCAGTCTTCGCGGCTCCGAGGCTTCCGGGAAGGCAGAAGACTACCATCGCCCTGCCCGAGCTTTTGATGATTCCAGCTGTGGCCCTGCTCATCACGGCAGCCGTTCCAATCTCCTCGTAGCTCAGGAGCCTGAATATCTCCCCAAAGCCTGTTAGTTCCTTGTCAAAAAGAGGTCTGATGCTCTCTATCGTGACGTCCCTCTGGGCTATCCCAGTTCCACCAGAGGTGACGACAACGTCGGCGCCCGCCCTGAAGGCGCTGATCACCGCCCCGACGATTTCCATCTTCTCGTCAGGAACGACGGCGTAGTAAACCTTCTCGTGGCCGTTTTTCTCCAGCTCTTCCACGAGGAACTTTCCGCTCTTGTCCTCTTTCTCACCCCTGCTGGCCGTATCGCTGACCGTTACGACCGCGAACTTGAACCTCCTTAGGGCCTTTCTCTTGTGCTCCTCAGCGCCCATACTACCACCGAGTTAAACTCCGCGGTGGGCTTAATAACCTTTCAGCAAACGGAAGCGTTTAACAGAATAGAGGGGTTCACCAGCCCCGGTGCTCCCATTCCTCGTACTGCATGGGGGTCTTTGAGGTCCTTGGATTCCTTTCGGCGTTTTCCGTGATCCAACCGATTATACCTATGATTGCTATCAGGGGACTATTACCACCAGCGTGGCAGCTCCCACGA
The sequence above is drawn from the Thermococcus pacificus genome and encodes:
- a CDS encoding HD domain-containing protein codes for the protein MDGKIIHDGIHGSMKLTGLIFDLVKTPEFQRLRNIKQLGLAYLVYPGANHSRFEHSLGAWNIAKRLSSEVGLSDDESMLLQVGALLHDIGHGPFSHTFESIYQHYVKERDHMRLGQDIILGRINITESENGGRISEIIESYGYDFTPKDVADLILGKAEKPYLGQMLHGDVDVDQLDYLIRDAHYTGVAHGIIDLERLLKVLRIHDGELVVDEKGVEAVEGMMVARSLMYSRVYFHHTVKIAEGMLTRALEFALEEGHLWDFWRMVDCRVLVELEDLEGLPAEMVRRVKYRELYKAAVLASADGLSTEEKRELLAAYRNVKRRQEIERALADAVGAREGEVILEFSIADLMLSEPRLKSTEINVLLEDGEVQPLTKVTPLANALKRRQTPRWAVLIASPKEYVPKLREVWRRVIFS
- a CDS encoding MogA/MoaB family molybdenum cofactor biosynthesis protein; translation: MGAEEHKRKALRRFKFAVVTVSDTASRGEKEDKSGKFLVEELEKNGHEKVYYAVVPDEKMEIVGAVISAFRAGADVVVTSGGTGIAQRDVTIESIRPLFDKELTGFGEIFRLLSYEEIGTAAVMSRATAGIIKSSGRAMVVFCLPGSLGAAKTGIKIILNEAGHVLKHAGE
- a CDS encoding molybdopterin molybdotransferase MoeA, which encodes MREFKKLTPYKEALRLMLESLAEIGEVEEVPLDGALGRVLAEDIVSPIDSPPFDRAAVDGYALRAEDTFQAREYNPVEIKVIDEIVAGEKSGAKVEPGTAVKLTTGAKIPEGANAVLMQEMAERERDIIRVLRPVAPGQNVAFAGEDVKKGEVVLRKGQILRPQDLALLKSIGLKTVRVKRKPLVGIIVTGDELIEEFDEGALKAGKILDSNSVMLKGLVRQYFGEPRFYGVIPDDEERIGEAIRKAREECDLVLITGGSAFGDKDFAHRFVSLLFHGTTIKPGRPIGYGEKTFVMSGYPAAVFTQFHLYVKHALAKLVGARDYEVKVRARLTERVPSQLGRYEFIKVRYENGEARPIRKKGSGIISSLVESNGYIGIPEDSEGYLEGELVEVVLY
- a CDS encoding transcriptional regulator, which codes for MDRERLIKTVEAVLRGAGYKTARMDFRGSCFDVVASRLMVLLFIKVATNIDTVTEEQAEDLKRLASFFNASPLIVGVKTKNAELEEGVVYERFGIYAVRPETLYDILAENELPAIFAERGGFYVKVNGALLKRLREERGYSINELAQLLGVSRKSLINYERGEQAVSLEVAIRMEELFDEPLAEPIDVLSARVEANLNVNPETPLEKEIFDRLKKLGLGVVKVKKAPFNAVSKEDEFRILTGIDERKTRSTVKRAEMVAEVGKIINSDGVFILERTRKEVVGDVPLIPKDSLEEVKDADELIDLIEELKKEIKRQLFG